The following proteins are encoded in a genomic region of Nitrospira sp.:
- a CDS encoding NAD-dependent epimerase/dehydratase family protein has protein sequence MKALVTGATGFVGAAVARALVRTGIEVRVLARPDSDSRNLDGLPVERVAGDLRDPASLRKAITGCRHLYHVAAHYALWAKDSSIFYDINVAGTRNLLEAARDVGVERTVYCSTIGAIGLPPGGGLGTENTPVSLEQMAGHYKRSKYLAEQEVHKLAKEGLPVVIVNPSAPVGEGDVKPTPTGQVIVDFMKGRMPAYIETGMNIIDVDDVATGHLLAMEKGRQGERYILGSKNLLLREVFEMLSELTGLKAPALKLPRAAVLPLAYLNHWSANLTGRPPRIPLEGVKMAKYKMHYDCSKAVRELGLPQNPPEVALEKAVQWFRDHKYA, from the coding sequence ATGAAGGCATTAGTCACAGGCGCGACCGGATTTGTTGGAGCGGCAGTGGCACGGGCCCTCGTGCGAACCGGCATCGAGGTTCGCGTGTTAGCGCGACCAGATTCTGACTCGCGGAACCTTGACGGTCTTCCGGTTGAACGAGTCGCAGGGGACCTCCGCGATCCCGCATCCCTGCGTAAAGCCATCACCGGCTGCCGCCACCTCTACCACGTTGCAGCGCATTATGCCCTGTGGGCCAAAGATTCCTCGATCTTCTATGACATCAACGTGGCCGGCACTAGAAATCTGCTGGAAGCCGCGCGTGACGTCGGTGTGGAACGCACGGTCTATTGCAGCACCATCGGCGCGATCGGCTTGCCGCCAGGCGGAGGGCTTGGAACGGAGAACACACCGGTGTCGCTCGAACAGATGGCCGGCCACTATAAACGTTCGAAATACCTGGCAGAGCAAGAAGTGCACAAGTTGGCCAAAGAGGGATTGCCGGTTGTCATCGTGAATCCCAGTGCGCCGGTGGGAGAAGGCGACGTGAAGCCGACGCCCACAGGACAAGTCATTGTCGATTTCATGAAGGGTCGGATGCCGGCCTACATTGAAACCGGCATGAACATCATCGATGTTGACGACGTGGCCACCGGCCATTTGCTCGCCATGGAGAAGGGCCGACAGGGCGAACGGTATATTCTTGGCTCGAAAAATTTATTGCTTCGTGAAGTGTTTGAGATGCTCAGCGAGTTGACCGGCCTCAAGGCCCCAGCCCTGAAATTACCGAGAGCCGCCGTGCTCCCGCTCGCCTACCTCAATCATTGGTCGGCCAACCTGACCGGCCGGCCGCCACGCATTCCGCTGGAAGGGGTGAAGATGGCCAAGTATAAGATGCACTACGATTGCAGCAAGGCGGTCCGAGAGCTCGGCTTGCCGCAAAATCCCCCCGAAGTGGCGCTGGAGAAAGCCGTGCAGTGGTTTCGCGACCATAAATACGCCTGA
- a CDS encoding polyprenyl synthetase family protein, whose product MNIAEYLEQNRIEVDRFLDQVAPPAAVPPTTLHDGLRYSLMAGGKRIRPILTIAAAEAIGATAPGLMPVACSLELIHTYSLIHDDLPSMDNDDFRRGKPTNHKVYGEAMAILAGDALLTMAFDLISRPDLMKGCDPVRQVRIIQELASGSGSMGMVGGQVFDIQAENQDIDLSTLQNIHKHKTGMLIRAAVRMGAIAAGATDRQLDDLTGYAEDIGLAFQIADDVLNVTGTREELGKNPNTDAERGKKTYPTFYGVEGAKKLADDCVARAINRLSSFGPPADPLREIARYITARKN is encoded by the coding sequence ATGAACATCGCGGAGTATCTCGAACAAAATCGGATCGAAGTTGATAGGTTTTTGGATCAGGTGGCGCCGCCGGCTGCTGTGCCGCCGACGACGCTGCATGACGGTCTGCGCTATAGCCTGATGGCGGGCGGGAAACGGATTCGTCCGATCCTCACGATCGCCGCGGCAGAAGCGATTGGAGCCACGGCCCCCGGACTCATGCCGGTGGCTTGCTCATTGGAACTCATCCATACCTATTCGCTGATCCACGACGATCTCCCCTCGATGGACAACGACGACTTTCGCCGCGGCAAACCGACAAACCACAAAGTGTACGGCGAAGCGATGGCGATTCTCGCAGGTGATGCGCTGTTGACGATGGCATTCGACCTGATCAGCAGGCCGGATCTCATGAAGGGCTGCGATCCGGTCCGGCAAGTCCGCATCATTCAAGAATTGGCCTCCGGTTCCGGCAGTATGGGCATGGTGGGTGGCCAGGTCTTCGACATCCAGGCCGAAAACCAGGATATCGACCTCTCCACCCTTCAGAACATTCACAAGCACAAGACCGGCATGCTGATTCGCGCGGCGGTCCGCATGGGCGCCATTGCTGCCGGGGCAACAGATCGCCAACTCGACGACCTGACCGGCTATGCCGAAGACATCGGTCTGGCCTTTCAGATCGCCGACGACGTGCTGAATGTGACCGGCACGAGGGAAGAGCTTGGTAAAAATCCGAACACCGACGCCGAACGAGGGAAGAAAACCTATCCGACGTTCTACGGCGTAGAGGGAGCCAAGAAACTGGCTGATGACTGTGTGGCGCGCGCCATCAACCGGCTTTCATCCTTTGGTCCTCCCGCCGATCCATTACGAGAGATCGCCCGGTATATCACGGCACGAAAAAACTAA
- a CDS encoding kelch repeat-containing protein — protein sequence MRLSVWCALLVARSAMLILPGFFLIALPRSSESAQPESDRGTWHTAAPIPTKRTEVAAAALDGKIYVVGGFEKPSFGNVLNFGITPSVEVYDPTTDRWASNAPMPVGLHHVGIAVVDSRLYVIGGYTKSAFTVWNPVATVYSYDPATDRWTERASMPTARGALSVTEHEGKLYAIGGYDRKANNAQVEVYDPLLNSWTTRASLPTPRDHLASADVAGKIYAIGGRVNGDYAQNLAVVERYDPATDRWMRVSDLPTARSGITAAVAGGRIYVFGGEGAVGTFQENEAYDPARDTWQRMAPMPTARHGLGSAVVQGRIYVIGGGPTPGGSFSDLNEVFTVPSTSSAMSE from the coding sequence ATGAGATTGTCAGTCTGGTGCGCCCTGCTGGTTGCAAGGTCTGCGATGCTGATCCTCCCGGGGTTCTTCCTGATCGCACTACCGAGATCCAGCGAATCAGCGCAGCCCGAATCAGATCGGGGAACATGGCATACCGCCGCACCGATACCAACGAAGCGAACGGAGGTGGCTGCTGCGGCATTGGATGGAAAAATCTACGTCGTCGGCGGATTTGAAAAGCCGAGCTTTGGCAATGTGTTGAATTTCGGGATCACGCCGTCGGTCGAAGTCTATGATCCCACAACCGACCGATGGGCCTCTAACGCGCCTATGCCGGTCGGTCTACACCATGTCGGGATCGCCGTCGTAGACAGTCGATTATACGTCATCGGCGGATACACGAAGTCCGCCTTCACGGTTTGGAATCCGGTGGCGACGGTATATTCCTATGATCCAGCTACGGACCGTTGGACCGAGCGTGCCTCGATGCCGACGGCACGCGGTGCATTGTCTGTGACCGAACATGAGGGAAAGCTCTATGCCATCGGCGGCTACGATCGGAAAGCCAATAACGCGCAGGTCGAAGTCTACGATCCCCTCCTCAACAGCTGGACAACACGGGCTTCTCTCCCGACTCCTCGCGATCATCTCGCCTCCGCAGATGTGGCTGGAAAGATTTATGCGATCGGTGGACGTGTGAATGGGGACTATGCTCAGAATCTGGCCGTTGTGGAAAGGTACGATCCTGCTACCGACCGCTGGATGCGGGTCTCGGATCTCCCGACTGCGCGCAGCGGCATCACTGCCGCTGTCGCCGGAGGGAGGATCTACGTATTCGGCGGCGAAGGGGCGGTGGGAACATTCCAAGAGAATGAAGCATATGATCCTGCGCGTGATACCTGGCAGCGTATGGCACCGATGCCGACAGCCCGTCACGGTCTCGGATCGGCGGTGGTGCAAGGGCGGATTTATGTGATCGGCGGTGGACCGACTCCCGGCGGTTCCTTCAGCGATCTCAACGAAGTCTTTACCGTCCCGTCGACAAGCAGCGCGATGTCTGAGTGA
- a CDS encoding S8 family serine peptidase — MQNPIISTNRRSSVMRIARYCGGAILGIATVGVALSGLMPGGRLVHAEQKRASDGMAALSGEARHPAQYVPGEVLVKFRDDASSSAITSLNASVSTQELSVLSVTGKTIHQYKLKGVLSVDEAVQKYRRHPAVEYAEPNYLYWPKTIPNDDQFGTLWGLHNTGQVVDGTAGRADADIDALEAWDISTGSPNVIIAVIDSGIAYDHPDLAPNLWTNPGEIPANGVDDDGNGLVDDVHGWDFLMNDSDPMDPVALTARQELQPAPNPGHGTHVAGTIAARGNNATGLTGVMWTARLMALKAGGVGGLPSSAILSAVHYAVAKGARVINASFGGSRCSLAQFDAISAAHAAGVLVVAAAGNGQSDNDNVPSFPANFSAPSVCDGLQKAALPNVIAVAATDQNDELAGFSNFGSTTVQVAAPGVRINSTKPTSNVTNVLLHTFDSNPTGLGYVTGGTNNTWGFTSAASFSPPNSMTDSPGADYRDNTNSFAMGPVFSTAGQRGCRFDGRVHLSTEAVVDGMLDGMLDGMLTESSGDSGNNWVLGSWFSGSSDGQFVPVTFGDIPDGKADRARFRFRFVTDGSIVSDGVYLDNVRVACVAGSPSGSTDYQFLQGTSMAAPHVAGLAGLLLSVNPNLTVAQLRNAILSTVDRKPSLSGKVSTGGRINARAALASVVANFTVTVNKAGAGTGTVTSSPSGIDCGATCNGQFTQASTVNLTATPDAGSVFAGWSGDCSGPNPCSLTQNATVTATFNTAPPPPVSGENGGGCTLAPGTTGDMLLPAMLLMSLVVLLWRTRHR, encoded by the coding sequence ATGCAGAACCCAATTATCAGTACAAATCGCAGAAGTAGTGTGATGAGAATTGCGCGCTATTGCGGCGGGGCCATCCTGGGAATAGCAACCGTCGGCGTCGCATTGTCGGGACTCATGCCGGGAGGTCGCTTGGTTCACGCGGAGCAGAAACGGGCATCCGACGGAATGGCCGCGTTATCAGGGGAAGCACGTCACCCGGCGCAATATGTACCAGGGGAGGTGCTCGTCAAATTCAGGGATGATGCGTCCTCGTCGGCCATCACGTCTCTGAATGCAAGTGTGAGCACCCAAGAACTCAGCGTATTATCTGTGACCGGCAAGACGATTCACCAGTACAAACTCAAAGGTGTTTTGTCGGTCGACGAGGCGGTCCAGAAGTACCGACGTCATCCCGCTGTTGAATATGCCGAACCCAATTATCTCTACTGGCCAAAAACGATTCCCAACGATGACCAGTTCGGCACGTTATGGGGCCTCCATAATACCGGTCAAGTTGTGGACGGAACAGCAGGACGGGCAGATGCCGATATCGATGCGCTGGAAGCCTGGGATATCAGCACGGGGAGCCCAAATGTGATTATCGCCGTGATCGATTCAGGTATTGCCTACGACCATCCGGACTTGGCCCCGAACCTCTGGACGAATCCAGGAGAAATCCCTGCGAATGGAGTCGATGACGATGGAAACGGGCTGGTAGACGATGTGCATGGATGGGATTTCCTCATGAACGACAGCGACCCGATGGACCCTGTTGCCCTTACCGCACGGCAGGAGCTCCAACCAGCTCCAAATCCCGGTCACGGTACTCACGTTGCCGGGACAATCGCTGCGAGAGGGAACAATGCCACTGGCTTGACGGGCGTCATGTGGACCGCCAGACTGATGGCCCTGAAAGCAGGGGGCGTGGGTGGTCTACCCTCGTCCGCCATTCTCAGCGCCGTCCACTATGCTGTCGCCAAAGGCGCGCGCGTGATCAATGCGAGTTTTGGAGGTTCCCGTTGTAGCCTTGCTCAGTTTGACGCGATTAGCGCTGCGCATGCAGCAGGGGTGCTTGTTGTTGCAGCGGCAGGAAATGGGCAATCGGATAACGACAACGTACCGAGCTTCCCCGCAAATTTCAGTGCTCCCTCGGTATGTGACGGGCTGCAGAAGGCTGCGCTTCCGAACGTGATTGCCGTCGCCGCGACGGATCAGAATGATGAACTGGCGGGCTTTTCTAATTTCGGGTCCACCACAGTTCAGGTGGCGGCGCCAGGAGTCCGCATCAACAGCACAAAGCCCACATCAAACGTCACGAACGTTCTGCTCCATACCTTTGATTCCAACCCGACCGGCCTCGGGTATGTCACTGGGGGGACCAATAATACCTGGGGGTTCACTAGTGCTGCCTCATTCAGCCCTCCGAATAGTATGACAGACAGCCCCGGAGCCGACTATCGAGACAACACCAATTCGTTCGCAATGGGACCTGTGTTCAGTACGGCAGGACAACGGGGCTGTCGGTTTGACGGTCGGGTCCACCTATCGACCGAGGCAGTAGTTGATGGAATGTTGGATGGAATGTTGGATGGAATGTTGACGGAGTCATCCGGCGATAGTGGAAACAATTGGGTTCTAGGAAGCTGGTTCAGTGGCTCGTCAGATGGACAATTCGTTCCAGTGACCTTTGGCGACATCCCGGATGGTAAGGCCGACAGGGCACGATTCCGATTTCGGTTCGTGACGGATGGGAGCATCGTCTCGGACGGGGTGTACTTGGACAATGTCCGTGTCGCCTGTGTCGCTGGTTCTCCTTCGGGCTCGACGGATTATCAATTTCTCCAAGGCACTTCGATGGCCGCTCCGCATGTGGCGGGACTCGCCGGCTTGTTGCTCTCGGTGAATCCCAACCTCACCGTAGCCCAACTCAGGAACGCAATCCTGAGCACAGTGGATCGGAAGCCGTCCTTGAGTGGAAAGGTGTCGACCGGTGGGCGAATCAATGCTCGGGCCGCGTTGGCCAGTGTTGTGGCAAACTTCACGGTCACGGTCAACAAGGCGGGCGCAGGAACCGGCACGGTGACATCCAGTCCATCCGGAATCGACTGTGGAGCGACCTGCAATGGACAGTTCACCCAGGCTAGCACTGTAAACCTTACTGCAACACCCGATGCTGGGTCTGTCTTTGCAGGGTGGAGTGGAGATTGTAGTGGACCGAATCCCTGCTCGCTCACCCAAAATGCGACTGTAACCGCAACCTTCAATACCGCGCCACCCCCGCCGGTTTCTGGTGAGAACGGCGGAGGCTGCACTCTCGCGCCCGGCACAACTGGAGATATGTTGCTACCTGCCATGCTGCTCATGTCTCTCGTTGTCTTGTTGTGGAGGACAAGACACCGATGA
- a CDS encoding pyridoxamine 5'-phosphate oxidase family protein has protein sequence MAQALTSHEVQRTWSALAQEVRTAVLLTMRNGRPFGSHVPYVFGSDWTKAYLHLSRLALHTQHLLVDPSVSLFIAESDGPGKNPLALRRMNLQGEAVLLPPDAPSYRGIKEQYLTRFPQSAPVFGFGDFALWELRLEDAHFVLGFGQAFISSAATPSTWVHQKVERPTTGKD, from the coding sequence ATGGCTCAGGCACTCACGAGTCATGAGGTACAACGGACATGGTCGGCACTGGCGCAGGAGGTTCGCACAGCGGTGTTGCTCACGATGCGAAATGGACGGCCATTTGGATCACATGTGCCCTATGTGTTTGGATCGGACTGGACCAAAGCGTATCTGCACCTCAGCCGATTGGCGTTACATACGCAACATTTGCTGGTTGATCCCAGTGTGTCGCTCTTCATCGCCGAATCGGACGGGCCTGGCAAAAATCCATTGGCGTTGAGGCGGATGAATCTGCAAGGTGAGGCCGTGCTGTTGCCACCCGATGCGCCGTCGTATCGTGGTATCAAGGAACAATACTTGACGCGGTTTCCACAATCAGCGCCGGTGTTCGGCTTTGGCGATTTTGCTCTCTGGGAATTGCGACTTGAAGACGCGCACTTTGTGCTCGGCTTCGGCCAAGCCTTTATCTCCAGCGCCGCAACTCCCTCAACGTGGGTCCATCAAAAAGTGGAACGACCCACTACAGGAAAAGACTGA
- a CDS encoding DUF4124 domain-containing protein: MKVFILGLMSGLLFWPVIGFADLYKWTDDQGNLHITDMPPPLTQRKSANTVAPVPRSASPKKATVRPTLPERPQAQIHPVPGSSSPSPPTEEVLIQQPMEGLSPNQATLTSSWQVFDGMQMNTKAPVQRWKDERGVEHFVDVLPATLVSSETAPKVEDVSVSHPKRRVKERATGVSRLRHQPAE; the protein is encoded by the coding sequence ATGAAAGTTTTCATACTGGGCCTCATGAGCGGTCTTCTGTTCTGGCCGGTTATCGGATTCGCAGACCTCTATAAATGGACCGATGATCAAGGAAATCTCCATATAACCGATATGCCGCCCCCTTTGACACAAAGGAAGTCGGCGAACACTGTGGCGCCGGTTCCTCGATCCGCATCACCGAAGAAGGCCACAGTTCGGCCGACCTTGCCTGAACGACCCCAAGCTCAAATCCATCCCGTGCCTGGTTCCTCAAGCCCTTCTCCCCCAACCGAAGAGGTCCTTATTCAACAGCCCATGGAGGGTTTGAGTCCGAACCAGGCAACGCTGACGAGTTCGTGGCAAGTCTTCGACGGTATGCAGATGAATACCAAGGCTCCCGTTCAGCGGTGGAAGGATGAGCGGGGTGTTGAGCACTTCGTCGATGTTTTGCCGGCGACTCTGGTGAGCTCAGAAACTGCGCCAAAGGTGGAAGACGTTTCTGTCTCACATCCTAAACGTAGGGTCAAGGAGCGCGCGACCGGTGTGTCTCGCTTGCGCCATCAACCGGCTGAATGA
- a CDS encoding WD40 repeat domain-containing protein: protein MNRWKLCKKRILRTLLVAVSFLATTSIQDAAGYFSRTPTAFSEDGRLFLVQTDELVVWDLETKMLVAKIPGLHCQQIALLKQEGWVLCVEHSVTIYDWKNRVSVATIPPESPQSYSLLAYSNESDRMILRHGNEAVSVWQLGKKLVPLKHIALEAKADISSVAASPDTKLVAIAQDHTIHLHDISGTTIREVAIADGKPRDLIFAPDSSRLAASVGKMILLINPVEGSIATRATLTSAEGAQGPLTPEVFSRDGHRLVATNGEWSYALFNTDTGELVSVTEFTYAAPGRGMRSPTQLRAVDIAADADLLVGQPEHLHTLQIWDLQTGAMLPDLCGEDCRNMAPRVSLLKWSPTGSKIVVGIQGGLNPDGDGEISVWDVHSRSPELVLDPGQPQAKVLAKRTTLPTSVTLAPSTPTGMPTFVHAGALRAVASSPSANLLVTSGDDGLLKIWNPGQGTLLRQLALSAAAHALAFSADGAILAAGTTKGDVRLWETQTWREFLPYSSGQGRINALQFLPGNRLLVVAGGGLKVPVVDLVTRRVVKELVRTSRYPVCGEKSCAKKQAVRGEVVDSLSFLDGSSFLLTTSPSGPLVWDITTWREVENPAGLPDAWSGLGWKRPFVSTTTRSRDPKAGTLVVWDTKNNRVLASLDTFTHRDTQIDHGPAVALGTTMAVDPSHRWAATRVGEHISVWDLSAQTKRKTFHVKTPYHLHWTSDGNYLIVATLNRKVLVWSAETMEPAHYLRDPAVTR, encoded by the coding sequence ATGAATCGTTGGAAACTGTGTAAGAAGAGGATTTTGAGAACCCTCCTTGTGGCCGTCTCCTTCCTTGCCACCACATCGATTCAGGATGCGGCTGGTTACTTCTCCAGAACTCCTACTGCATTCTCTGAGGACGGGCGGCTCTTCCTGGTCCAAACGGATGAACTGGTTGTCTGGGATCTTGAGACGAAAATGCTTGTGGCGAAGATTCCAGGCCTTCACTGTCAGCAGATCGCGTTGTTGAAACAGGAGGGGTGGGTGCTGTGTGTGGAACACAGCGTCACCATTTATGATTGGAAGAACCGAGTCTCGGTAGCCACCATTCCACCGGAATCGCCGCAGTCCTATAGCCTGCTGGCCTATTCGAATGAGAGCGATCGGATGATTCTCCGTCACGGGAACGAGGCTGTGTCCGTCTGGCAGCTGGGGAAAAAGCTCGTGCCGCTCAAACATATTGCGCTGGAGGCGAAAGCAGACATCTCTTCCGTGGCAGCCTCGCCCGATACGAAGCTGGTGGCGATTGCCCAGGACCACACCATTCATCTGCACGACATCAGTGGGACAACCATCCGTGAGGTGGCCATTGCAGATGGTAAACCGCGTGATCTCATCTTTGCGCCCGACAGTTCTCGTTTGGCGGCGAGTGTGGGCAAGATGATTCTCCTGATCAATCCGGTGGAGGGGTCCATAGCCACGCGCGCAACATTGACGAGTGCTGAAGGGGCACAGGGCCCGCTCACTCCCGAAGTCTTCTCCCGGGACGGTCATCGTTTGGTGGCAACCAACGGAGAATGGAGCTATGCGCTTTTCAATACTGATACGGGCGAGCTGGTGTCTGTGACCGAGTTTACCTATGCAGCTCCAGGACGCGGGATGCGCTCACCGACACAGCTTCGTGCCGTCGACATTGCGGCCGATGCAGATCTCCTGGTCGGGCAACCGGAGCATCTCCACACGTTACAGATCTGGGATCTACAAACTGGAGCAATGTTGCCGGACCTGTGCGGAGAGGATTGTCGCAACATGGCCCCTCGCGTTTCGTTACTCAAATGGTCTCCGACTGGTTCGAAGATTGTGGTTGGGATACAGGGAGGCCTCAACCCTGATGGCGATGGGGAAATATCTGTGTGGGATGTTCACTCCCGTTCACCGGAATTGGTGCTGGACCCCGGCCAACCTCAGGCCAAGGTATTGGCTAAACGAACGACCCTACCCACGTCTGTTACGTTGGCGCCTTCTACCCCGACCGGTATGCCGACGTTTGTCCATGCAGGGGCCTTACGCGCGGTGGCGTCGTCTCCCAGTGCGAATCTGCTCGTCACGAGCGGCGACGATGGATTGCTGAAAATATGGAACCCGGGGCAGGGGACCCTCTTGCGTCAACTGGCATTGTCTGCTGCGGCACATGCACTTGCGTTCAGCGCCGACGGCGCAATCCTGGCGGCTGGTACCACGAAAGGAGACGTACGTTTGTGGGAAACCCAGACTTGGCGTGAGTTCTTGCCGTATTCAAGCGGGCAAGGTCGGATCAACGCGTTGCAATTTCTTCCCGGCAATCGATTGCTCGTCGTCGCTGGAGGAGGACTGAAAGTTCCGGTCGTGGATCTCGTCACCCGAAGGGTCGTGAAAGAGCTGGTGCGTACCAGCCGCTATCCGGTCTGCGGCGAGAAAAGCTGTGCAAAAAAGCAAGCCGTACGGGGAGAGGTCGTAGACAGTTTGAGTTTCTTAGATGGAAGCTCGTTTCTCTTGACGACCTCGCCATCCGGTCCTCTCGTCTGGGACATTACAACCTGGCGCGAAGTAGAGAATCCGGCCGGGCTTCCGGACGCCTGGTCCGGTCTTGGTTGGAAACGTCCATTCGTCTCGACAACGACTCGTTCCCGTGATCCCAAAGCCGGCACCCTCGTCGTCTGGGACACTAAGAATAATAGAGTGTTGGCGAGCTTGGATACCTTCACCCACCGGGATACACAAATCGATCATGGACCGGCCGTGGCGTTAGGGACAACAATGGCCGTCGACCCATCGCATCGATGGGCTGCCACCAGAGTCGGAGAACATATTTCAGTCTGGGACCTTTCGGCACAAACAAAACGAAAGACGTTCCACGTCAAAACTCCGTATCATCTTCATTGGACGAGCGACGGCAACTATTTGATCGTGGCCACCCTCAACCGAAAGGTCCTCGTCTGGTCAGCCGAGACCATGGAGCCGGCGCACTATCTGCGAGATCCTGCCGTCACCCGCTAG
- a CDS encoding DNA topoisomerase VI subunit B, whose amino-acid sequence MAKKKESASETESKSSAPRANPELPVKQKAAAKPTERVTAVEMGARQREISVSEFFTKNRHLLGFDNPRKALLTCVKEAVDNALDACEEAGILPDVTVKLEVVPNGEPVAPSQASRFRITVTDNGPGIVRQQIPRIFAKLLYGSKFHRLRMSRGQQGIGISAAGMYGQLTTGKPVKIISRIGPKAAAHFFEVQIDTKKNEPLVHENKQIDWQQPRGTQVSLEVEGKYQKGRASVDEWLEQTSIANPHVKLIYQTPEGETKEYPRTYHELPPQPREIKPHPYGIEFGMLLKMLQDTKSHTLSGFLAGDFCRVSPQMADEICKAAKVSPTAKPRDLKGTVAETLYKTLQETKIMAPPTNCISPIGEKAILAGLYKQIKGEFYTAVSRPPAVYRGNPFIIEAGLAYGNRPQDQTKPQQPAMPKAEGEHEEDDSELARVIRYANRVPLLYQQSACSTFKAVLSTTWKNYGLTQSRGALPGGPMVIFVHMASVWVPFTSESKEAIADYDEIQKEITLALRECGRRLGLFVRRRERAASEFRRRNIFELYIEEVVDACNRLKGGTLPKEKLKGQLQKIASARTGGQKTDEALGKTGGGPEGLPHSIIVTADGVEGETALATQIEADQAAALPTTEPDLLGDTSAVDEPVSKENTADESRTKKPPKGAKAKPSQIALFEASDRQDRRDRPDRPNKPIRVSKPRGKK is encoded by the coding sequence ATGGCCAAGAAGAAAGAATCCGCGTCAGAGACTGAATCGAAATCTTCCGCTCCTCGAGCAAACCCCGAATTACCCGTGAAGCAGAAAGCCGCCGCTAAGCCGACGGAACGGGTCACTGCGGTAGAAATGGGGGCGCGTCAGCGGGAAATCTCCGTTTCGGAGTTTTTCACGAAGAACCGGCACCTGCTCGGATTCGATAATCCGCGTAAGGCGCTGCTGACCTGCGTCAAAGAAGCGGTGGACAACGCGCTCGATGCCTGCGAGGAGGCCGGGATTCTTCCGGATGTGACGGTCAAGCTGGAGGTTGTGCCGAATGGGGAGCCGGTCGCGCCCAGCCAAGCAAGCAGGTTTCGCATCACGGTCACCGACAACGGACCAGGCATCGTTCGCCAGCAGATTCCGAGGATTTTTGCGAAACTGCTCTATGGGTCAAAGTTCCATCGTTTGCGGATGAGCCGAGGCCAGCAGGGGATCGGCATCTCCGCTGCCGGGATGTACGGACAGCTCACCACCGGGAAGCCGGTGAAAATCATTTCCCGTATCGGCCCTAAAGCCGCCGCGCACTTCTTCGAAGTCCAGATCGACACGAAAAAGAATGAGCCGCTGGTCCACGAGAACAAACAGATCGACTGGCAGCAGCCGCGAGGGACCCAAGTCTCGTTGGAAGTCGAAGGCAAATATCAGAAGGGCCGAGCCTCCGTCGATGAATGGTTGGAGCAGACCTCAATCGCCAATCCCCACGTCAAACTGATCTACCAGACGCCCGAAGGCGAGACGAAAGAGTATCCCCGGACCTATCATGAACTTCCGCCGCAACCGCGCGAGATCAAGCCCCATCCCTATGGCATCGAGTTCGGCATGTTGCTCAAGATGTTGCAGGACACAAAGAGCCATACGCTCTCCGGCTTTCTCGCGGGCGATTTTTGTCGGGTGTCCCCTCAGATGGCCGATGAAATCTGCAAGGCGGCTAAGGTGTCACCGACGGCGAAACCACGCGATCTGAAAGGGACGGTGGCCGAGACGCTCTATAAGACGTTGCAAGAGACGAAGATCATGGCGCCGCCGACCAACTGCATTTCACCGATCGGCGAGAAGGCGATCCTCGCGGGACTCTATAAGCAAATCAAAGGGGAGTTCTACACGGCGGTCAGCCGACCACCTGCGGTCTATCGCGGCAATCCGTTCATCATCGAGGCCGGGCTCGCCTACGGAAATAGACCTCAGGATCAAACTAAGCCGCAGCAGCCGGCCATGCCGAAAGCGGAAGGTGAGCACGAGGAAGATGACTCGGAGCTCGCGCGCGTGATCCGCTACGCCAATCGAGTACCGCTACTGTACCAGCAATCGGCCTGTTCGACGTTCAAGGCTGTCCTGAGCACAACCTGGAAAAACTACGGTTTGACCCAGTCGCGCGGGGCTCTGCCCGGCGGACCGATGGTGATCTTCGTCCATATGGCGTCGGTCTGGGTGCCGTTCACGAGTGAATCCAAGGAAGCGATCGCCGACTACGACGAGATTCAAAAGGAGATTACGCTGGCGCTTCGCGAATGCGGCAGGCGGCTGGGCCTCTTCGTTCGTCGGCGCGAACGGGCTGCCAGCGAATTTCGGCGGCGAAATATCTTTGAGCTGTATATCGAGGAAGTCGTCGACGCCTGTAATCGGCTGAAGGGGGGCACACTGCCGAAAGAAAAGCTGAAAGGGCAGCTCCAGAAGATTGCCTCCGCCCGCACAGGCGGCCAGAAGACCGACGAAGCGCTGGGGAAGACCGGTGGAGGGCCTGAAGGACTGCCTCATTCGATTATCGTGACGGCAGACGGAGTCGAGGGTGAGACCGCATTGGCCACCCAGATCGAAGCCGATCAGGCGGCTGCGTTGCCGACGACAGAGCCGGATTTGCTTGGTGACACGTCGGCAGTTGATGAGCCAGTTTCGAAAGAGAACACCGCCGACGAGAGTCGCACGAAAAAGCCGCCGAAGGGAGCGAAAGCAAAACCTAGTCAGATAGCGCTCTTCGAGGCATCAGACAGACAAGATAGACGAGACAGACCAGACAGACCTAATAAACCCATTCGAGTTTCGAAGCCACGCGGAAAGAAATAG